From Bacteroidales bacterium, a single genomic window includes:
- a CDS encoding YkgJ family cysteine cluster protein: MTKHRCRPMCAACCIAPDISSPIPGMPNGKPAGVRCIQLSEDLLCNLIDSPLRPEVCKNFKFDEVICGNNREDAMETIADLLKP, from the coding sequence ATGACAAAACACAGATGCCGACCTATGTGCGCTGCATGTTGCATTGCTCCAGACATATCTTCGCCAATACCGGGAATGCCAAATGGCAAACCTGCGGGAGTAAGATGCATACAACTTTCCGAAGACCTTTTGTGCAATTTAATTGACTCGCCCTTGCGTCCAGAAGTATGCAAGAATTTTAAATTCGACGAAGTTATTTGCGGCAATAACAGAGAAGATGCTATGGAAACAATAGCTGATTTGTTGAAGCCTTAG